In one Bacteroidota bacterium genomic region, the following are encoded:
- a CDS encoding UDP-N-acetylmuramate dehydrogenase — protein sequence MTEFRENIPLASLTTFKLGGNARYFAECRNTDEILAAIHVAESKKVRYHILGGGSNTIFPDDGFDGLVLKIASRGIQFVREPGSVTIVVAAGEQWDDFVRFCIRSGLAGVECLSGIPGLAGATPIQNVGAYGQEVAETIFEVKAIDRFSLRTVRFGNSECNFAYRRSRFNQEDSGRFIITEVAFRFDPAVQPEIRYAELQNVIASSVDVGKLAGGIDKLEAIRSAVLALRRKKSMVIDEADPNTQSAGSFFKNPVLTQDKFLQLLERCRMNRIDDSPPTFPSGEGVKVPAAWLLEKAGFQKGFRKGGVGVSANHTLALVNYGGTTKELLSLANEIQSAIIEKFGILLEREPVLVQ from the coding sequence ATGACGGAATTCCGCGAGAACATTCCCCTTGCCAGTCTTACCACCTTCAAACTCGGGGGAAATGCCCGCTACTTTGCCGAGTGCAGGAATACCGATGAGATTCTTGCAGCAATACATGTGGCGGAGTCAAAGAAGGTCCGGTACCATATACTCGGCGGTGGCAGCAACACGATCTTTCCCGACGACGGCTTTGACGGACTTGTGCTGAAAATTGCATCAAGAGGAATTCAGTTCGTTCGGGAGCCGGGAAGCGTCACGATTGTTGTTGCCGCAGGCGAGCAGTGGGATGATTTCGTCAGATTCTGCATCAGGTCGGGGTTGGCCGGTGTGGAATGTCTCTCCGGCATCCCCGGACTTGCCGGGGCAACGCCGATTCAGAATGTCGGGGCGTACGGGCAGGAGGTGGCAGAGACGATCTTTGAAGTGAAAGCAATTGATCGTTTTTCACTGCGTACAGTCCGTTTCGGAAACAGCGAGTGCAACTTCGCGTATCGCAGGAGCCGCTTCAATCAAGAAGATAGCGGCAGGTTCATCATAACAGAGGTGGCGTTCAGGTTTGATCCTGCCGTTCAGCCCGAAATCCGGTACGCAGAATTGCAGAATGTTATCGCATCATCTGTTGATGTAGGGAAACTCGCAGGCGGAATAGATAAGCTCGAAGCAATACGCAGTGCCGTGCTTGCGCTTCGGAGAAAGAAATCAATGGTTATCGATGAAGCGGATCCCAACACGCAATCGGCAGGTTCATTTTTCAAGAACCCGGTTCTCACGCAGGACAAGTTCCTTCAACTCCTGGAACGCTGCAGAATGAACCGTATTGACGACTCGCCGCCTACCTTCCCGTCGGGTGAGGGTGTAAAGGTTCCGGCGGCATGGTTGCTTGAGAAGGCGGGCTTTCAGAAGGGGTTCAGAAAGGGAGGCGTCGGTGTCTCCGCGAATCACACGCTTGCGCTAGTGAACTATGGTGGCACAACAAAGGAGTTGCTGTCGCTTGCAAACGAAATACAATCCGCCATCATTGAGAAATTCGGAATCCTGCTGGAGCGGGAACCGGTTCTTGTTCAGTAA
- the uraH gene encoding hydroxyisourate hydrolase: protein MRSPVTTHILDTALGRPAEGIPVVLEMKQVDGAWNELGRGVSNSDGRVADLLPEDFHLAVGIYRITFLTAEYFRLMNRDSFYTRVVVEFAVKNGGHYHVPLLLSPFGYSTYRGS from the coding sequence ATGAGGAGTCCTGTCACAACCCATATTCTTGATACTGCACTCGGAAGGCCCGCAGAAGGCATTCCGGTCGTGTTGGAGATGAAGCAGGTGGATGGTGCATGGAATGAACTCGGCCGCGGCGTCTCAAATAGCGATGGCCGGGTTGCCGATTTGCTGCCCGAAGATTTTCATCTTGCCGTCGGAATCTACCGGATTACGTTCCTTACCGCGGAGTATTTTAGACTCATGAATCGGGATAGTTTCTACACGAGAGTTGTTGTGGAGTTTGCAGTAAAAAATGGAGGTCACTACCACGTGCCCTTGCTCTTGAGTCCGTTCGGGTACTCGACATATCGGGGGAGTTGA
- a CDS encoding M13 family metallopeptidase yields MLISCFVMMGSLHAQSGYNQSKPLDPANMDMSVTACSDFYRYANGGWVDRNPVPAAYSNWGSFSELTVRNDEILRSILEESQAKKDAPRGTSYQLVGDFYASGMDSAAAEVSGIAPLREEFRKVESINTLSDLQKVIAHFHLSIGNPFFMISSQQDFKNSEEVIASIDQAGLTLPDRDFYVKEDDRYKNIRQEYHDYMVKIFRMLGDKQAAAEANAKIVMTIETRLAHASMTRVELRDPSKVYNRMAVSDLKKLVPSFGWDTYLKDMNLRNVASLNVAQPEFMKEVNAMLTSVPIKEWKTYLRWHLIDEVAQYLGSKYVNAHFAFHGTVLNGQKELQPRWRRVLRTIDRTIGDALGQLYTAKTFRPEAKARALEMVHNLQAAFRERLQSLDWMSDATRKKALEKLDSFVPKIGYTDKWKTYDGLKIDNGAYVLNVHRANEFETRRQLEKVGKPVDRTEWFMTPSTVNAYYNPLLNEIVFPAGILQPPFFDPDADDAVNYGGMGAVIGHEITHGFDDQGRQFDAKGNLSDWWTEEDATRFIERARRVEEQFNQYVAIDTLRVNGKLTLGENIADLGGLAIAYHALKKAQQGKTTEKIDGFTPEQRFFLAWAQMWRRNYTPANLKQRLVTDPHSPSVFRANGPIANMPQFFEAFGCKGGDSMVRTADKQVKIW; encoded by the coding sequence ATGCTCATATCATGCTTTGTCATGATGGGCTCGCTTCACGCGCAATCCGGTTACAATCAATCCAAGCCGCTCGATCCCGCAAATATGGATATGAGCGTCACGGCGTGCTCGGATTTCTACCGCTACGCCAACGGCGGCTGGGTGGACAGGAATCCCGTTCCGGCGGCATACAGCAATTGGGGGAGTTTCAGCGAGCTGACGGTTCGCAATGACGAGATTCTCCGCTCCATCCTTGAAGAATCACAAGCAAAGAAGGATGCCCCGAGGGGAACTTCGTACCAGCTCGTGGGAGATTTCTATGCAAGCGGTATGGATTCCGCGGCCGCAGAGGTATCGGGTATCGCGCCGTTGCGGGAAGAATTCAGGAAGGTCGAATCAATCAACACTCTCTCCGATCTGCAAAAAGTGATAGCGCATTTCCATCTTTCCATCGGCAATCCCTTCTTTATGATTTCGTCGCAGCAGGATTTCAAGAACAGTGAAGAAGTTATTGCGAGCATCGATCAGGCGGGATTGACATTACCGGATCGTGATTTCTACGTGAAGGAGGATGATCGGTACAAGAATATCCGGCAGGAATATCACGACTACATGGTGAAGATTTTCAGGATGCTTGGAGATAAGCAGGCAGCGGCAGAGGCGAATGCGAAGATTGTAATGACCATCGAAACACGTCTTGCGCACGCATCGATGACGCGAGTGGAATTACGTGATCCCTCGAAAGTGTACAACAGAATGGCCGTTAGTGATCTGAAGAAGCTCGTTCCTTCCTTTGGCTGGGATACTTACTTGAAGGATATGAATCTCCGGAACGTGGCTTCGCTGAACGTTGCCCAGCCGGAATTCATGAAGGAAGTCAATGCAATGCTGACTTCCGTTCCAATCAAAGAATGGAAAACATATCTGCGCTGGCATTTGATTGACGAGGTTGCGCAGTACCTCGGCAGCAAGTATGTGAATGCCCACTTTGCTTTTCACGGTACCGTGCTGAACGGGCAAAAAGAACTTCAGCCGCGGTGGCGAAGAGTTCTCCGGACAATTGACCGGACGATTGGTGATGCGCTCGGCCAGTTGTACACCGCAAAAACATTCAGGCCGGAGGCCAAAGCCCGTGCATTAGAAATGGTGCACAACCTTCAGGCGGCGTTCCGGGAACGGCTTCAGTCGCTCGATTGGATGAGTGATGCTACACGAAAGAAGGCTCTTGAAAAGCTCGATTCGTTTGTTCCGAAGATTGGCTATACCGACAAATGGAAAACGTATGACGGATTGAAGATCGACAACGGAGCGTACGTGCTGAACGTGCATCGGGCGAATGAATTCGAAACACGCCGGCAGCTGGAAAAAGTCGGCAAGCCCGTTGACCGGACGGAGTGGTTCATGACTCCCTCCACTGTGAACGCGTACTATAATCCGCTACTGAACGAGATTGTGTTTCCTGCGGGAATTCTCCAGCCGCCGTTCTTCGATCCCGATGCAGACGATGCTGTGAACTACGGCGGCATGGGCGCAGTGATCGGGCATGAAATTACGCACGGCTTCGACGATCAGGGCCGGCAATTTGATGCAAAAGGTAATCTCTCCGATTGGTGGACGGAAGAAGATGCAACTCGATTCATCGAGCGTGCAAGGAGAGTTGAGGAACAATTCAATCAATATGTCGCGATTGATACGCTGAGAGTGAACGGAAAACTGACGTTGGGCGAGAATATCGCCGATCTCGGCGGACTTGCAATTGCGTATCATGCCCTAAAAAAGGCGCAGCAGGGGAAGACGACAGAGAAGATTGACGGGTTCACGCCGGAGCAGCGTTTCTTCCTGGCGTGGGCGCAAATGTGGCGGCGGAATTATACTCCCGCGAATCTGAAACAGCGTCTTGTAACGGATCCGCATTCTCCGAGCGTCTTCCGGGCAAACGGCCCGATTGCGAACATGCCGCAGTTCTTTGAGGCGTTCGGCTGCAAGGGTGGCGACTCGATGGTGCGTACCGCTGACAAGCAGGTCAAGATCTGGTAG
- a CDS encoding XdhC family protein: MREKEFWTFVSTYLSNHIPAMLLIVVESHGSSPGRAGFKMVVVANGDRRGTIGGGVMELALIEESQRRLAAGNTTPTVRQLFHSKETTHESSGLICSGSQTILLKPLSSGNLGAVSEIVRTFEKHDCANLTVTPLEFTCHSKRRRGPDSVFSFANEKQWQYDENIGILDTVFIVGSGHVGLALSRIMVTLDFRVVIIDDRADAPTFASNNYAHEKVHCRYDQIGSLISGTGREYVAVVTTAYKSDEAALKSILVKNVQYVGLMGSAAKTRHILEDLISEGISEAQLRRIRNPIGIPIESHTPEEIAISIAAEIIKTKNQIAG; the protein is encoded by the coding sequence ATGAGAGAAAAAGAATTCTGGACATTCGTCAGCACGTACTTGAGCAATCATATTCCCGCGATGCTCTTGATCGTCGTTGAAAGTCATGGCTCGTCGCCGGGTCGGGCGGGATTCAAGATGGTTGTTGTCGCGAATGGCGATCGACGAGGAACCATCGGAGGCGGCGTAATGGAACTTGCCTTGATCGAAGAGTCGCAGCGGCGCCTGGCAGCCGGCAACACGACACCAACGGTGCGACAACTGTTCCATTCGAAGGAGACAACGCACGAGTCTTCAGGTCTCATCTGTTCAGGATCGCAAACAATTCTCCTCAAACCGTTGTCGTCCGGGAATCTCGGGGCTGTCAGCGAAATCGTTCGCACATTCGAGAAACACGACTGTGCAAACCTGACGGTTACTCCTTTGGAGTTCACGTGTCACAGCAAGAGAAGAAGAGGACCGGACTCGGTATTCTCCTTTGCGAATGAGAAGCAGTGGCAATATGACGAAAATATTGGTATTCTTGATACGGTTTTTATTGTGGGAAGCGGCCATGTCGGGCTTGCCCTTTCGCGTATCATGGTGACGCTCGACTTCCGTGTGGTTATAATCGACGACAGAGCCGATGCACCGACGTTCGCTTCAAACAATTATGCTCACGAGAAAGTCCATTGCCGTTATGATCAGATTGGATCGTTGATCTCCGGAACGGGCCGTGAGTACGTTGCAGTTGTGACAACAGCGTACAAATCCGACGAAGCGGCGCTGAAGAGTATTCTTGTCAAGAATGTTCAGTATGTCGGGTTAATGGGGAGTGCCGCGAAAACAAGACACATTCTTGAAGATTTGATTTCTGAGGGAATTTCCGAAGCGCAGTTGCGTCGCATCAGAAATCCGATCGGCATTCCAATAGAGAGCCACACCCCCGAGGAGATCGCTATTAGCATCGCCGCAGAGATCATCAAAACAAAGAATCAGATTGCCGGATGA
- the xdhA gene encoding xanthine dehydrogenase small subunit, with product MRSSISFVLDGKVVTEDFSKPSVTPTTTVLNYLRSLPTHRGVKEGCAEGDCGACTVVLGECAANNTIRYKAVDSCLVFLPMIHGKQLITVENLKTDAVLHPVQQAMVDTGGSQCGYCTPGIVMSLFALYKNHDHPDRDVIDDALTGNLCRCTGYKPIVEAAARSCVHQEIDPSSKDENRIAGLLQSIPRHSAYIQTVHTTYYQPRTLLEALTLKHQHPEAIVIGGSTDVALRVTKNHEELRQLLDVSLVDELHTIDNSDGYPSIGAGVVLSDVRPAVEGEFPALADMLTVFGSLQIKNLATLGGNIGSASPIGDTLSALMPYDARVVLESVSGRREVELNQFVTGYRKTVRKPDELIVEIVLPKPKHHSVVKWYKVSKRKDLDISTVSGGFRIDFGERNRIHHATLVFGGMAERVKRSSTAEAFLQGKLWTRETVEAAMPLIDNDFTPISDARGSAEFRRVAARNLLLKFWDDTRNGTNGAAA from the coding sequence ATGCGTTCGTCCATTTCATTTGTACTTGATGGCAAGGTTGTTACCGAGGATTTCTCAAAACCGTCCGTTACTCCCACAACAACTGTTCTGAATTACCTCCGTTCACTACCAACACATAGAGGTGTAAAAGAAGGGTGCGCTGAAGGCGACTGCGGCGCGTGTACTGTTGTCCTTGGAGAATGCGCTGCAAATAATACGATCCGCTACAAGGCGGTGGATTCGTGCCTTGTGTTCCTGCCGATGATTCACGGAAAACAACTGATTACCGTTGAGAATCTGAAGACTGACGCCGTATTGCATCCCGTGCAACAAGCGATGGTTGACACCGGAGGCAGCCAGTGCGGCTATTGTACCCCGGGTATCGTCATGTCGTTGTTTGCGTTGTACAAGAATCACGACCATCCTGATCGGGATGTTATTGATGACGCGCTTACGGGAAACCTCTGCCGCTGTACGGGCTACAAACCGATTGTAGAGGCTGCAGCACGTTCCTGTGTTCATCAGGAAATTGACCCTTCGTCGAAAGACGAAAACCGAATTGCCGGATTGTTGCAAAGCATTCCGCGACATTCCGCATACATTCAAACAGTCCATACCACATACTATCAGCCTCGCACGCTTCTTGAGGCACTCACGCTGAAGCATCAACATCCCGAAGCAATCGTCATCGGCGGCTCAACCGATGTGGCATTGCGCGTGACAAAAAATCATGAAGAGTTGAGACAATTGCTGGATGTTTCATTAGTGGATGAACTCCATACGATTGACAATTCTGACGGATACCCGTCGATCGGAGCGGGGGTTGTTCTCAGCGATGTTCGGCCCGCTGTCGAAGGAGAGTTTCCGGCCCTCGCCGACATGTTGACAGTGTTTGGTTCGCTTCAAATCAAAAATCTTGCGACACTCGGGGGAAATATCGGTTCTGCATCCCCTATTGGGGATACGCTGTCGGCGCTGATGCCCTACGATGCCCGGGTTGTGCTGGAAAGTGTATCAGGGCGACGGGAAGTGGAGTTGAACCAGTTCGTTACAGGCTACCGAAAAACCGTCCGCAAGCCTGACGAGTTGATTGTGGAGATTGTTCTTCCGAAACCAAAACACCATAGCGTTGTGAAGTGGTACAAAGTGTCCAAGCGAAAAGATCTCGATATCTCCACCGTCAGCGGGGGATTCCGAATCGACTTTGGCGAAAGGAATCGGATTCATCATGCCACGCTGGTGTTCGGAGGCATGGCTGAGCGTGTGAAGCGATCATCAACCGCCGAAGCCTTCCTGCAGGGCAAGCTCTGGACAAGGGAAACCGTCGAAGCAGCAATGCCTTTGATTGACAACGATTTCACTCCAATTTCGGATGCGCGGGGCAGCGCCGAATTTCGCCGCGTTGCAGCACGAAACCTCTTATTGAAATTCTGGGATGATACAAGAAATGGAACGAACGGTGCCGCGGCATAA
- a CDS encoding bifunctional metallophosphatase/5'-nucleotidase, whose product MRSLKSLVVILSFAFSACSVSVRTGADKAAETAKLSASSDIVDLTFLQLNDVYEIAPVENGKYGGMARVAAVRQNLLKENPNTFTVLAGDFISPSALGTATFDGKRINGAQMIDAMNSAGVDFVTFGNHEFDLGYEVLQDRINQSKFTWISSNIQYTPSVEGFVAPFEKVVNGVAQPLPESYIVRAKNSAGMEVRVGIIGLTIGSNQPQFVVWTDPFESAQRVYADLKTKTDIVIALTHLSIDEDKKLAELLPDVKLILGGHEHTNMMFKVGETIISKADANARTVYIHRLRWSASTKLLSTLSEVKTIDNTIPEEPSTANIVHEWTARAYKGFQERGFDPAEVVTTLREPLDGRESSIRYRQTNLGLVIAQSMRASASKSRIAIFNSGSIRLDDQLAGTVTQYDIIRTLPFGGKLVEVEMKGSLLKRVLDAGQKNVGRGGFLQYDGVAFDSTKRTWVVDGKAIEVQARYWVIVSDFLFSGRETGIEFFHKDDRDVVSVAEHDLSNANDLRKDIRLAVIDFLKNN is encoded by the coding sequence ATGAGATCCCTTAAGTCTCTCGTCGTCATACTATCGTTTGCTTTTTCAGCATGCAGTGTCAGTGTGCGGACGGGCGCAGACAAGGCGGCAGAGACGGCAAAGCTTTCTGCAAGCAGCGACATCGTTGATCTGACGTTTCTTCAACTGAATGATGTGTACGAAATTGCGCCGGTTGAAAACGGCAAGTACGGCGGCATGGCCCGTGTCGCTGCTGTGCGGCAGAATCTGCTGAAAGAAAATCCCAATACGTTCACTGTACTGGCGGGTGATTTCATCAGCCCCTCGGCGCTTGGTACAGCGACGTTTGATGGAAAACGCATCAATGGCGCTCAGATGATCGATGCAATGAACAGTGCCGGGGTTGATTTCGTCACGTTCGGCAATCACGAGTTTGATCTCGGTTACGAGGTGTTGCAGGATCGCATCAACCAATCGAAATTCACGTGGATTTCGTCGAACATCCAGTACACGCCGTCGGTAGAAGGATTTGTCGCGCCATTCGAAAAAGTAGTGAATGGCGTTGCGCAGCCACTGCCGGAATCCTACATTGTTCGGGCAAAGAACAGTGCAGGGATGGAAGTCCGCGTTGGTATTATTGGCTTGACGATTGGGAGCAATCAGCCTCAGTTTGTTGTCTGGACCGATCCTTTCGAGTCGGCACAGCGGGTGTATGCAGATCTCAAGACAAAAACCGACATTGTTATCGCCCTCACACATCTCTCAATAGATGAGGACAAAAAATTGGCGGAACTGCTTCCCGACGTGAAGCTCATTCTTGGCGGACATGAGCATACTAACATGATGTTCAAAGTGGGAGAGACGATTATCTCAAAGGCTGATGCAAATGCTCGAACGGTATATATCCACCGCCTCCGTTGGTCGGCTTCCACGAAATTGCTTTCGACTCTCTCGGAAGTGAAGACTATCGACAACACAATTCCCGAAGAACCGTCGACGGCGAACATTGTACACGAGTGGACGGCAAGGGCGTATAAGGGATTTCAGGAAAGAGGATTTGATCCTGCTGAAGTTGTGACGACGCTTCGTGAGCCGCTTGACGGGCGGGAAAGCTCAATCCGCTATCGTCAAACAAATCTCGGCTTGGTCATTGCGCAATCGATGCGTGCGTCGGCATCGAAATCCCGTATTGCAATCTTCAACAGCGGATCGATTCGTCTTGATGACCAGCTTGCAGGAACAGTCACACAATACGACATCATTCGTACGCTTCCGTTCGGCGGCAAACTGGTTGAAGTTGAGATGAAAGGCAGTCTGCTGAAGCGGGTTCTCGATGCGGGTCAGAAGAACGTCGGGAGAGGTGGATTCCTGCAATACGATGGCGTGGCTTTCGATTCCACGAAACGAACGTGGGTTGTTGATGGAAAAGCAATTGAGGTGCAAGCCCGGTATTGGGTCATTGTGTCGGATTTTCTTTTTTCCGGGCGGGAGACGGGAATAGAGTTTTTCCATAAGGATGATCGGGATGTCGTTTCAGTTGCGGAACATGATCTTTCCAACGCTAACGACTTGAGGAAGGACATTCGTCTCGCCGTCATCGATTTCTTGAAGAACAATTGA
- the xdhB gene encoding xanthine dehydrogenase molybdopterin binding subunit: MERTVPRHKHRHEPANNVVPHESASKHVTGEAVYVDDIPVNGQLLVGRVVYSQHAHARITSFDLSDARCVPGVHAVLSYNDIPGHNQMGPVVKDEVCLAEGEVMCIGQAMFLIAAETDEQAREAERLIRIEYEHLSTILTIDEAIAHNSFLGPPRTMQRGNPDHEMQNAQHRLRGELRTGAQEHWYLESQVCLCIPGEEKEMNVFSSTQHPSETQALIAEVLGIPKNEVVVETRRMGGAFGGKETQANHTACWTALLCNATRRPVKIRLFRDDDMKMTGKRHRFLSRYEVGFDDEGNLLAVNIELNSDGGCATDLSFAIMERAMLHVDNAYFIPNVHVLARVCKTNLPSNTAFRGFGGPQGMAVIEHIMDRVARFLHADPIKIRRRNFYGIDSRNVTHYGQTVEHNRLHIIYEQLVTSSEYYERRKTIAAFNSSSEFAKKGIALTPVKFGISFTTTFLNQAGALVNIYKDGTILVNHGGTEMGQGLHTKMQQVAAAEFGVSLDNVKVSATNTSKVPNTSATAASAGTDLNGMAVKNAVDTLKSRIAESLAQYWSEQNPDTPTSPHSVCFENDLIFDSEHPARRISFADAMPLMNLRQVSLSATGFYRTPNIGWEKQKGLGKPFHYYAFGMACTEVLVDTLTGHHTILRTDILHDVGDSLNPQIDLGQVEGGYIQGNGWVTTEEIKWDDKGILLTHSPDTYKIPSVRDIPKDFRVHLLQNVPNPNTIRKSKAVAEPPFMLALSTWLAIKDAVSAVGHHKFEPEFSLPATNEVIVLATENLKRRLRETSPAEVPLR; this comes from the coding sequence ATGGAACGAACGGTGCCGCGGCATAAACACCGGCATGAACCGGCTAACAACGTCGTGCCTCATGAATCTGCTTCGAAGCACGTCACCGGTGAAGCAGTGTACGTCGATGACATTCCTGTGAACGGACAACTCCTCGTTGGACGAGTTGTGTATTCGCAGCATGCACATGCAAGAATCACCTCATTCGACCTTTCGGACGCACGATGTGTTCCCGGTGTTCATGCTGTACTTTCGTACAACGATATTCCCGGACACAATCAGATGGGACCGGTCGTCAAGGATGAGGTTTGTCTTGCTGAAGGTGAAGTCATGTGCATCGGGCAAGCGATGTTTCTGATTGCAGCGGAAACAGACGAACAGGCACGCGAAGCTGAACGACTAATCCGGATTGAGTACGAACATCTTTCCACGATCCTCACCATTGACGAAGCAATTGCACACAATAGCTTTCTCGGCCCACCCCGGACAATGCAACGAGGCAATCCTGATCACGAGATGCAAAATGCTCAACATCGCCTCAGAGGAGAACTCAGAACCGGAGCGCAAGAACATTGGTATCTCGAATCGCAGGTTTGTCTCTGCATTCCGGGTGAAGAAAAAGAGATGAACGTCTTCTCTTCAACGCAACATCCCTCTGAAACTCAGGCGCTGATTGCCGAAGTTCTCGGCATCCCTAAAAACGAAGTGGTTGTGGAGACTCGCCGCATGGGGGGAGCATTTGGCGGAAAAGAGACTCAGGCAAACCATACCGCGTGCTGGACTGCGCTGCTGTGCAATGCAACCCGGCGTCCGGTGAAGATCCGTCTCTTCCGTGATGATGATATGAAGATGACGGGAAAGCGGCATCGGTTTCTTTCGCGGTATGAAGTTGGATTTGATGATGAAGGAAATTTGCTTGCAGTCAACATCGAGTTGAACAGCGACGGCGGCTGTGCAACGGATCTTTCCTTCGCCATCATGGAGCGGGCAATGCTGCATGTCGACAATGCTTACTTCATTCCGAACGTCCACGTGTTAGCCCGTGTCTGCAAGACGAACCTTCCGTCCAATACCGCATTCCGGGGGTTCGGCGGCCCTCAGGGCATGGCGGTTATCGAACATATCATGGACCGAGTTGCCCGGTTCCTGCACGCAGACCCGATTAAGATCAGGCGCAGGAATTTTTACGGCATCGATTCGCGGAATGTAACGCATTACGGCCAGACGGTTGAACACAACCGGCTTCACATCATATACGAGCAACTCGTAACCTCGTCGGAATATTATGAGCGCAGAAAGACAATTGCCGCGTTCAACTCTTCTAGCGAGTTTGCGAAGAAAGGCATTGCCCTGACTCCGGTGAAGTTTGGAATCTCCTTCACAACAACGTTTCTCAATCAAGCGGGGGCACTTGTCAACATCTATAAGGACGGAACAATCCTGGTCAACCATGGCGGCACAGAAATGGGACAAGGGCTGCACACAAAAATGCAGCAAGTCGCCGCCGCCGAGTTCGGAGTCAGCCTTGACAACGTGAAAGTGAGCGCTACCAACACGTCGAAAGTACCGAACACGTCTGCAACAGCCGCCTCGGCAGGAACTGATCTGAACGGCATGGCAGTGAAGAATGCAGTCGATACGTTGAAATCCCGCATTGCGGAGTCGCTAGCGCAATATTGGTCAGAGCAGAACCCCGATACTCCAACGTCGCCGCATTCTGTATGTTTTGAGAATGATTTGATATTCGATAGCGAACACCCTGCCCGACGGATTTCGTTCGCCGATGCAATGCCGTTGATGAACCTCCGCCAAGTGAGTCTGAGTGCAACGGGCTTTTACAGAACGCCGAACATCGGGTGGGAGAAGCAGAAAGGGTTGGGAAAGCCATTCCACTACTACGCGTTTGGAATGGCGTGCACTGAGGTGCTGGTTGACACGCTCACCGGCCACCACACGATTTTGCGAACAGACATTCTGCACGATGTTGGCGATTCCCTCAACCCGCAAATCGATCTTGGCCAGGTGGAAGGCGGATACATTCAAGGAAACGGCTGGGTGACAACGGAGGAAATCAAGTGGGACGACAAGGGTATCCTGCTGACTCATTCGCCTGATACGTACAAGATTCCTTCAGTACGGGATATTCCGAAGGACTTCAGGGTTCATTTGCTTCAGAACGTCCCCAATCCGAACACGATCCGCAAAAGCAAAGCGGTTGCCGAGCCGCCGTTCATGCTGGCGCTTTCAACATGGCTGGCGATCAAGGATGCTGTCTCGGCAGTCGGTCATCACAAGTTCGAACCTGAGTTTTCGCTGCCTGCGACCAACGAAGTAATTGTGCTTGCAACCGAGAATCTGAAGAGAAGATTGCGGGAGACCTCGCCCGCCGAAGTGCCTCTACGTTAG
- a CDS encoding SGNH/GDSL hydrolase family protein, whose translation MNHQTRTFLALGDSYTIGEAVAETERWPVQLVSSLRKRNVSIADPVIVARTGWTTDELSAAIDTSDSRGPFDLVTLLIGVNNQYRGRSADEYRGEFKQLLQRAIRFANGEASHVVVVSIPDWGVMPFAEGRDRMKIAKEIDMFNAINWEESVRAGVQYVDITPLSREVERYPELIASDGLHPSGVQYKYWGELIEPKACTALGIAIEKEKK comes from the coding sequence ATGAACCATCAGACCCGAACATTTCTCGCCCTCGGCGATTCATACACAATCGGTGAAGCAGTTGCAGAAACCGAACGCTGGCCCGTGCAACTCGTTTCAAGTCTCAGGAAGCGAAATGTTTCCATTGCCGACCCGGTGATTGTTGCCCGTACGGGTTGGACGACGGACGAGTTGAGCGCTGCAATTGATACAAGTGACTCCCGCGGGCCGTTCGATCTTGTTACGTTGCTTATCGGCGTCAACAATCAATATCGTGGCAGAAGTGCGGATGAGTATCGGGGTGAATTTAAACAACTGCTGCAACGTGCAATACGGTTCGCAAACGGCGAGGCATCACATGTTGTTGTGGTGTCGATTCCCGACTGGGGCGTAATGCCGTTTGCTGAAGGAAGAGATCGAATGAAGATTGCGAAAGAGATAGACATGTTTAATGCTATAAATTGGGAAGAATCCGTTCGGGCGGGAGTTCAATACGTTGACATTACTCCACTCTCACGTGAAGTTGAACGGTATCCTGAACTTATCGCGTCCGACGGACTTCATCCTTCAGGTGTTCAATACAAGTATTGGGGGGAACTCATCGAACCGAAGGCATGCACAGCTCTCGGTATTGCGATAGAAAAGGAGAAGAAATGA